A window of the Zeugodacus cucurbitae isolate PBARC_wt_2022May chromosome 4, idZeuCucr1.2, whole genome shotgun sequence genome harbors these coding sequences:
- the LOC105221131 gene encoding UPF0687 protein C20orf27 homolog has protein sequence MSETKVDDISKHRVHFDSDNLKDDLESGHSVTYDRCDDVIFIKLGFLQVNHRYKVDLKLPVELFDKGTTFNPSLESSNFNPNCRISTFAGVNHPEQDHFEMQIEFFAYKENLLREMVSIVNAKDSKEVIKLMIIARALGKGKGTPLLRSGIHCLGEEDPEESESDVPRFDKGD, from the coding sequence AACATCGCGTACACTTTGATTCGGACAATCTGAAGGATGATCTCGAATCGGGGCACAGTGTCACCTACGATCGGTGCGATGATGTCATATTCATAAAATTGGGTTTCCTCCAAGTGAATCACAGATATAAAGTCGATTTGAAATTACCCGTTGAATTATTCGACAAAGGCACCACATTTAATCCTTCCCTGGAGTCGTCGAATTTCAATCCAAATTGCCGCATATCGACATTTGCCGGCGTTAATCATCCCGAACAGGATCATTTCGAAATGCAAATTGAATTCTTTGCCTACAAAGAAAATCTACTACGCGAGATGGTGAGCATCGTCAATGCGAAGGACTCAAAGGAAGTGATTAAGCTGATGATAATAGCGCGAGCGTTGGGAAAGGGCAAGGGTACGCCGCTGCTGCGTAGCGGTATACATTGTTTGGGTGAGGAGGACCCTGAAGAGTCGGAGTCTGATGTACCACGTTTCGACAAGGGCGACTAA